The Phoenix dactylifera cultivar Barhee BC4 unplaced genomic scaffold, palm_55x_up_171113_PBpolish2nd_filt_p 000491F, whole genome shotgun sequence genome contains a region encoding:
- the LOC120106215 gene encoding nascent polypeptide-associated complex subunit alpha-like protein 1, which yields MTAQTQEELLAAHLEQQKIDHDEPVVEDEDDDEDDEDDDDKDEDDAEGQAGDASGRSKQSRSEKKSRKAMLKLGMKPIPGVSRVTIKKSKNILFVISKPDVFKSPTSDTYVIFGEAKIEDLSSQLQTQAAEQFKAPDLSHVISKPETSAMAQDDEEVDETGVEPKDIELVMTQAGVSRSKAVKALKAADGDIVTAIMELTN from the exons cATGATGAGCCCGTGGTTGAAGATGAGGATGACGATGAAGATGATGAGGACGATGATGACAAAGATGAGGATGACGCTGAAG GACAAGCAGGTGATGCTAGTGGAAGATCAAAGCAGAGCAGAAGTGAGAAGAAGAGCCGGAAAGCCATGTTGAAGCTTGGGATGAAACCTATTCCTGGTGTCAGTCGTGTCACCATAAAGAAGAGCAAGAAT ATATTATTTGTCATTTCGAAGCCAGATGTTTTTAAAAGTCCAACCTCAGACACCTATGTTATCTTCGGGGAGGCAAAGATTGAGGACCTGAGCTCGCAGCTGCAGACCCAGGCTGCTGAACAGTTTAAGGCACCTGATCTGAGCCATGTGATCTCGAAGCCTGAGACATCTGCCATGGCCCAGGACGATGAAGAAGTTGATGAGACTGGGGTTGAGCCTAAGGACATCGAACTGGTTATGACACAGGCTGGAGTTTCAAGATCCAAGGCTGTCAAGGCACTCAAAGCTGCAGATGGGGACATCGTTACTGCAATCATGGAGTTAACTAACTGA
- the LOC103722854 gene encoding probable E3 ubiquitin-protein ligase RHC1A — protein sequence MSGRRHTHWCYRCRLGIQPQEREMVCPNCDTGFVSELDGTEELMRHFIGIDADMDGDPRYGIPEAISAMMSRGMMGAYREIDVRGRHNMLSDFGTEFGSGPWLVFRGQLPVHLADNNGFEVFFNARHGVRMRRANMADYFVGPGLENLIEQLAQNDRRGPPPALPSAIEAMPTLKINQRHLHGDSHCPICKEKFELGTEAREMPCKHIYHSDCIIPWLGQHNSCPVCRHELPPQSSGSYMHSRSSDQSSSSNGNNSGHQRWRNLLSLLWPFRSSNSNSRSH from the coding sequence ATGTCAGGCAGAAGGCACACACATTGGTGTTACCGATGCAGGCTTGGAATCCAGCCTCAGGAGAGGGAAATGGTCTGCCCTAACTGTGATACAGGTTTTGTTTCGGAGCTTGATGGGACAGAGGAGCTTATGAGACATTTCATTGGCATTGATGCTGATATGGATGGTGACCCACGTTATGGCATCCCGGAGGCGATCTCTGCCATGATGAGTCGTGGGATGATGGGAGCGTACCGTGAGATTGATGTCCGAGGTAGACACAATATGCTATCAGACTTCGGGACGGAATTTGGCTCTGGTCCTTGGTTGGTCTTCAGGGGCCAGCTTCCTGTTCATTTGGCTGACAACAATGGCTTTGAGGTCTTCTTCAATGCGCGGCATGGTGTTCGGATGCGACGAGCCAACATGGCAGACTATTTTGTTGGTCCAGGACTGGAAAATTTAATTGAACAGCTGGCACAAAATGATAGACGTGGACCGCCACCTGCATTACCGTCAGCAATTGAGGCTATGCCCACCTTGAAGATCAACCAGAGGCACCTGCATGGAGACTCTCATTGTCCCATTTGTAAAGAGAAATTTGAGCTGGGGACTGAGGCACGGGAGATGCCATGTAAACATATATATCACTCGGACTGCATCATTCCCTGGTTGGGACAACATAATTCCTGTCCAGTTTGCCGCCATGAGCTGCCACCACAGAGCTCTGGTAGTTACATGCATTCAAGATCAAGTGACCAAAGCTCAAGTAGCAATGGAAATAACAGTGGACATCAACGCTGGAGGAACCTGTTGTCACTTCTGTGGCCTTTTCGCTCTTCAAACTCAAATTCTAGATCTCATTAG